GATAATCTTGCATGTCTTCAGCAGGGTAGCTATCTTCTTCTCTGGGGAGTAGGCCTGGTGCATGGATGTAAACTTGTGCTGGATCTTCTCCATGACGGGGGTCTCCGGCACGCTGGTGGTCACCCCCAGGTCTGTAGTGGTGGTGTTGAGAACGACTTGCTGGTTCTCCTTGAGACTCTTGAGAGATGAGTCATTCGTATGGATTTCCTTCAAGCCTGTGTAAATGGAGTCCTTTAGTGGTTTCAGGACGCTTTTGCACAATGCAGCCTCAATGACAGCTTCTGCACAGAATGaatcagaaaaaaaatcttttgttaGATAATGTCATTtgtggtttgaaaaatgaaacattttacatacagtatagccAAACTCTGAAGTGCTTTTTCACTGACAGTAAAAAGGGCCGGACAATTGTTTCTTCAActtttagatttttttcccccccacctCTTTGTGACTGCTTATATCCCTATGTCTATAACAGATATCAAAATGTTCTCTAATGTGCGCTATTAGAATGTCTAGATCTGTTCAGAAATAATTATGCACCTCCCAGTGACATTCATCCTCCGCCACagaattagagccatcagtagcATGGAAACCTATGGCCTACATCCACAGTATGGAATTTTACaaacagacaaaagtattttgaAGCACATTTTTCTGAGAAGATTGAAACAATTTTTTTGGTATAAAACTAGATAGAAAACTTGCTCAGGGAGGAAATGTGTCTTGCACGTGTGTCAAAATAGGGCTCCAAGTGTAGAGAGAGCAGGATTTTATGTAAGTTCTTGTTGGACCTGAACACAAACATCCAGTATCCTATTTCACAACTGGTTTGTGGTGTTAATGTTTCTTGACATTGTCTAGTGAAGCCAGCTCGGGGCTGTTTAGAAAACACAGGTTTATTTAGAACAGCTGTATAGGTATATAGGTCTATAAACAACACCTTTTCTGATCAGTTTGACTACTACAGATTTTTTTCTAATTACAggccagattttttaaaaattaaaatgcaggcCAATATTACTACCACAGGCTTCATCACGCTTTTCAAAAATTTTGAATTGGCAAAGAAAATACCGAAATGAAACTGGACTGGTGTCAAATTCAAAACACTCCACACATACACATagatccacacacacaaacacacacgtttgcattcctatatttgtggggacttctcattgactctcactataactgtatttactatttctaactcgtcagacaaaactccacacagggtgaaactcgacaacaaactaaatattttggcacttttttttttttaaaggcatacttagttcttaaaatgtgttttacaaagtggggacgtccccacaacgtcgttttttcaggagttactacctttgtggggacattttcacaaattttgtccacacattgatagtaatacctgcccacacccacacacacacacagttggtTGTTCTCTTGGGGGAATGACTGCATTTGGTAATTTGAATCTGATGGTGCACAAAGCATAACTGTTGTACTAAGATAACtaagtttttaaaatccattgtcTGCAGTAGCCTTTTTTTAACTAAACCCTTCATTGCTGTTTAGTAAACTAACCtaaaaaaggtttaattaacATAGAGATGGCTCTGTATGTATGTACAGGACATTAGGACCACATTCATTTCAAAAGGGGAGAAAAAGGCTTGTGTCCCTTTGgcgaatgtaaacaaactgaaaactaAAAACTGTCCAGAGTTGCTGGCCCATGCAAGGAAGCAAACATGATCGCAGGACATCCCAGTTTTAAAACCACTGCAAAAGGATGAACTGTAAAGCGAACCTCAATTTACAGTATAACTAAGCTGCAGTCTAATGCTGCTGTGTTTCGGTTTGTATTGATATGTTCCAGCTCTGCAGTATACAGTGGGTTAAGCATTCACAGTGCAGGAAGTCTATCTGAATTCTTATCTATGGTAAATGGCTCATTGTAACAGTCCACACAGTAGGGGAAGTAAAAGTGACATCATGCATATGTTTAGTACACCAACTCTACAGAAAGTAGATATTTTTGGACACAACTGTCACCATTCACTAAAGAGATTAACATGTTACTGGACtgtcttgtatttattttatttgaatgatctatttagggacaccaagatatttagtaaacaagGGTTCTGACTGGGGTTTCCTACCAAAAATGCTCTGTAGTTACACCAGTTCAGTTGTTAAAACTGTAACATCACACTCATTAAAACAAGAAGTGCACGCTTTTTGGgggatttttaattatttttgtattgtaaactGTAGCATGTGTTTCCATGTAAACTAGAACAATGCAGTGAGGCACTGTACTTGTTTAACATCCGAGTTCATGCGATCTCTTTCATTATCTATCACTGTTTCTGGTTAGAACATAAATGCTTAACAATGCTTAAAAAGTAGTCTAATAAAAACTTACCTTTTCAGCCACCtgatggtttgaaaaatgaccacttgTGGTGAGCATCTGTAATTCCTGTCCTCTTTGAAACCAGTTGCCAGAGTTTCAGAGGACATAAATTATAGTTGCATACCCTAAGTGATCTTTTCCAACAACCAATGACTTCAGAATTTCAGCTTTTAGAAGtggttgaaaaataaaaatgttgctgAAATAGGTACTAAGCCTGGCACATAATCAGCTAAGCAGAAACAATGATAGAAAACCTGCATACTAGATGGGTAGGAAATTCAATATTATGAATCTGTAGATGGTGTAAAGTATACCTttcctgcagtatttagatctgtatgctgtttaaaatcagtaaaaaaaatccCTGAAGTCCATATCGCTGATTTTCAGAACTGCAGAAAATTGAAAAGATCTGGCCTTACCTAATCTGTCGTCAGAATAACCAGCAGTCTCCTCCAGTCCCTGCAGTTCTGTGCTCTGTATTAAATAACACTTCAGCTGTGTCATCATCTGCCGGATCTCCTGCAGCATCTCAGTACTGGAGGAGTGTTTCTTCATAGTCTCCAGGGTGAAGGCTTTGTAATCCCGCACCAGGTTCCCAAAGTAGGAGTCCTTATCCTGCGCCAGCTCTGTGATCTTCTTCTGGATCTTGCGGTCAGATGACAGGAAGATGGTGAACATGTTGGGAAGGTTGACCATGGAGAGCCGCTGCTTGGCCTTGTCTAGCATGATGGTGGGGTGTCTCTTCACGGGACACGCAGGTCTTTGCTCAAAATCGTCTTCCGTGCTGCTCGTGGAATAAGAGTCATGGTCCAAAGAAGGGGCTGGTGGGTTTCCTTCTGGTGAGTAGAGGGAGGTGTCTGAAACCTTGAGTTCGACCAAATTCAAGGACCTGCGCATCAGACCAGGGGTGCTTGAGCTTTTAGGAGAGATGTTTGGTTCATTTTGTGGCGGGTCTTTCGTTGCTGTTGAGTTTGATGTCTCTGAATTCAGTCCTTTTGCATTGACCGTCATTTGTTTCTTCCTCCTTGGCGGGGGAATTGGGGGTGTTTTCATAGATGTCTGCTGGACTGCCTGAATGTTTTGAGGAACACTTTCAGGTTGTGCAACAGCAGGTTGCTCCTTAACTGGGCTTGACTTAGGCAGTTCCTCTCCTTTGGGAGAAGGGATGTTTTCCACAGTCTCTTGCAGGTCTTCAATACTGATCAAAGTAGCAACAGGTACTGGATCTCCTTGATTCTCCACCAATAGGGTAATTTCCTCTTTGACAGCAGCATCTTCAGAAAACTTTTCAGACAATCGCCTTCTTGGAGGAACTGGAGGCATCCGAAAATTCTTTTGGGGCTTGATTTCTACCACGCTACTTTCCATATTCTCAGCCATTTGTGTCACGCTGTTGCTTCTTTCTTCATTCTGCCCAATTTTCATCTCTTCTCTTTGTGGGCTAGGAACTGTAGAAGTTGGGTCCTTAGCTTCTCTTATGCTAGGAAACAGCTCTTCTGCTGTCCGAGGTCTGGGAGGTATGGGAGGAGGTCTCTTGTATCTGGGCTGCATTGAATTTGGAGTAGTCAGACTTCTTGTAATAGGCGCAGTTGAAGGCAGGCTGTTGCAATACTCTTCGATAAAAATAGGATTTACATACCACAGCCTGTCATTTCCTATGGACAGCTCAATCTCACATGAGCACTGACTTGCGTCATTAGAGAAATGTTGGCCAGCTTGAGGGCTACTGTTGCTGCTGCCGAGGGTACAGCCCTTGATAACATCAACTCTTCGGTTGAGAGAAGAACCCCAGAAATCTGTTGTGGGTAGATAACAAAAAAATGGCTGTTATTTGCAGATATTACAGAAGACTTGCTTCCTAGTTATAAGAAAAACCCTGTCACAATGTTGAGGTTTTAGAAGTAAGAATATTAATTATTTAAGAATGCATGCTTgggttatttttatttgcagtgaACAAAAGAGCATACTACCCCGAAAAAAGTATTGGGACAGTTGATTTCTAAATATCTAGGTATTCCTGATGAGATAAGGTCTCCTCTTCAACTGCATGCATGAGAAATCCTTTTCACGAATACAGTTCTATCCAACTGCAATGGTGACTGCTGAATAGTACTGTACTAGGTGAGGCCAtcagtagaaaaaagaaacagggcagaggctgggccaACCATGCACACTACAAGTGAGCTTCTTAACCattatgcaaaagagctgggaTCATTTACCATGGAAAAATAATTCCACATCATTCCAGTTGTTTTCACGTAGACCTAGCAATACCGCTGCCAGTGGAAAGAATTACAAAGCCAAGACTGCTGCTTACTGTCATTTAGAAACAGTTCACGTGGCTAAAACTCTTACAGACTGTAGTGCAAGATAGTATTTTGCCAGCAAATGAAGTGACCACACTGCATGGTACACACTATTGCGTAAATTTTCCACTTTGTTGATGTGCTAGTAAGTCTACAATGCCTGAACCTATAGCAGTTACGACAGAGATGTTTCCAAGAAACTTTTACTAATCGTCTCAATCCAGAAAGCTGATTTTGTATCACCCTCTATTGGTTGTGTGGGATATCTGCAATTCTTTCTGTATTAACTGAAAATAGCATTGTCAATATAGTGTTAATTTGTTCTGTGTTTTGAGAAGATTTATTGTAACAATAGACTTCAGTTTAAAAGTAATATAATTGCTGAACacctgattttaaaaaatgctggATTATCAAAATTATATACAACAATTAGATCATAAATATATATGTGACTAAATATGCTTTTATCTTTTCTTTAACCTGGATTCTAATCAGATGTTTTACATTACACCACTACCACCAGATGGCAATATAGTTTTATTTGTggtaattatttaaaatgtcataatccatgtttttttctgctttttctcAGCTGAAAGGAAGACACTCTTTCCATGAATACCAATGGAACACGTATCATTAAAAACAGGGCTGGTTCCCCCAGAGATATTCCAGGATGTAAAAGACGGGCGTGTATTTGCTGAATTCTACAGGGAAGTCGTGCtgtcttggaaaaaaaaaaaaagagatgactCATCTGAAGAACTTTTTTTCCGGGTGGaatattaaggaaaaaaaaaacaacttagtcTGACGTTTAAAGAAAAaagctcaataaaaaaaaacaacactgtaggTTTCACAGTACAAATCAATACAACCCACCAAGCCAAACTGTTACACACATCAATAGAGATTTTCACTAAATATGCTCAcatgctcactaaatatcttggtatccctgaaaagATATTTTCAAATGATAGTACTGCCCCAATCCATTTACTATCTGTACCCTATACTGTTGGAAGTTATTCTGACCATCAGGATCTTTTGTGGCAAGATCAGATTTAATCTGAGCACCTAAAA
The Acipenser ruthenus chromosome 18, fAciRut3.2 maternal haplotype, whole genome shotgun sequence DNA segment above includes these coding regions:
- the LOC117421923 gene encoding ras and Rab interactor 3-like, with protein sequence MMIKTSALALESGLPPPGTVPEDYDQGGQACEPSSPRNQLLMPGISILEKLIKTCPVWLQLGISPERASEILQREAAGIFLVKKNLNLKKMVLSVHFPDQSGAPQIQDILIKEEKTLLYLEGSVLVFDDIFKLVAFYCVSRDVLPFTLSLPQVIKEATKYEHLETVSSLGSDFWGSSLNRRVDVIKGCTLGSSNSSPQAGQHFSNDASQCSCEIELSIGNDRLWYVNPIFIEEYCNSLPSTAPITRSLTTPNSMQPRYKRPPPIPPRPRTAEELFPSIREAKDPTSTVPSPQREEMKIGQNEERSNSVTQMAENMESSVVEIKPQKNFRMPPVPPRRRLSEKFSEDAAVKEEITLLVENQGDPVPVATLISIEDLQETVENIPSPKGEELPKSSPVKEQPAVAQPESVPQNIQAVQQTSMKTPPIPPPRRKKQMTVNAKGLNSETSNSTATKDPPQNEPNISPKSSSTPGLMRRSLNLVELKVSDTSLYSPEGNPPAPSLDHDSYSTSSTEDDFEQRPACPVKRHPTIMLDKAKQRLSMVNLPNMFTIFLSSDRKIQKKITELAQDKDSYFGNLVRDYKAFTLETMKKHSSSTEMLQEIRQMMTQLKCYLIQSTELQGLEETAGYSDDRLEAVIEAALCKSVLKPLKDSIYTGLKEIHTNDSSLKSLKENQQVVLNTTTTDLGVTTSVPETPVMEKIQHKFTSMHQAYSPEKKIATLLKTCKIIYESMSIGCPGKPHGADDFLPVLMYVLVRSNLPALLLDVEYMMELMDPTLQLGEGSYYLTTTYGALEHIKNYGKLALTRQLSLEIQDSIHRWERRRTLNKARVSRSSVQDFINVSFNEAGSNTKTLGARPDTTAQDLCRQCAEKFEVLEPERYGLCVLVEGIYQQLGPQELPLTVKATFHHSEPKKEYYFVYKPVSSEEGKDIEPPLKTESLI